In one window of Gossypium arboreum isolate Shixiya-1 chromosome 4, ASM2569848v2, whole genome shotgun sequence DNA:
- the LOC108460370 gene encoding auxin response factor 19-like (The RefSeq protein has 1 substitution compared to this genomic sequence), with amino-acid sequence MGKSELTDGCLSDDAGEAPERRHINPELWQACAGPLVNLPAAGTHVVYFPQGHSEQVAASMKRDVDAQIPNYPNLPSKLLCLLHNVTLHADPETDEVYAQMTLQPVSSFDKEALLRSDLSLKSNKPQPEFFCKTLTASDTSTHGGFSVPRRAAEKIFPPLDFSMQTPAQELVARDLHENVWKFRHIYRGKPKRHLLTTGWSLFVSGKRLFAGDSVLFIRDETQQLLLGIRRANRQPANLSSSVLSSDSMHIGILAAAAHAAANNSPFTVFYNPRASLSEFVIPLAKYYKAVYNHQISPGMRFRMMFETEESGTRRYMGTITGISDIDPVRWKNSQWRNLQVGWDESTAGERRNRVSIWEIEPVTAPFFICPSPLFRSKRPRQPGMLADEYSDLDNLFKRPMPWLGDDICLKDSDAHPGLSLVQWMNMQQNPLLANSMQPNFMQSLAGSTMQNFDGADLSHQMGLSAPQMPQPNNLQFNAHRLPQKVQQLDQVPKLPSTMNSLGSIIQPQQLNDMTQQSRQNLVAQTLPSSQVLQPQALVRSNNILHQQQTSNPTHQLPLSLPQNLQQQQQYLVGPNHPQNLMHSQLPDPLNQHLQVPDNQVQFQLMQKLQQQQQLLLAQQSALQQPGLLAQPQDQQRQLLDASQSFSSSVTASQVLEMPQNIPTLLPQSNVAPQQMPKNNSQANVWFSQPPLQSKVQQQQTGMLPEVPGLVGPFQTTATNQFSTAVSSVMTSAAVAAPSVITDDNPSCSTSPSTNCPSVLQPMIDSRVHRSAGLGDDISQSAATVLNPNALETMSTKANMVKEQQQKSVKPLLNISKSQNQGSFAPQNCINGATAHADCLDTSSSTTSVCLSQSDAHLHQNTLSYNPQTMLLRDTSQEGEVRAYPRNNVSYGNNMDSQIEMPMNSDTLSAKGMMGLGKDFSNHLSSGGILASYENPKDAQQELSSSMVSQPYRVPDMAFNSIDPTINHSSFINRNAWTPPSQFQRLRTYTKVYKRGAVGRSIDITRYSGYDELKQDLARRFGIEGQLEDRGRVGWKLVYVDHENDVLLVGDDPWEEFINCVRCIKILSPQEVQQMSMDGEFGNSVLPNQDCSSSGNGNA; translated from the exons ATGGGGAAAAGCGAGTTGACAGATGGTTGCTTGAGTGATGATGCAGGTGAAGCGCCGGAGAGAAGGCACATCAACCCGGAGCTATGGCAGGCGTGTGCTGGGCCGCTGGTGAACCTGCCGGCTGCTGGGACCCATGTTGTCTACTTTCCTCAAGGCCACAGTGAACAG GTTGCAGCATCTATGAAGAGAGATGTGGATGCTCAAATTCCGAACTACCCAAATCTTCCTTCTAAGCTATTATGTCTCCTTCATAATGTCACCTTGCAT GCAGACCCAGAGACAGATGAAGTCTATGCTCAGATGACCCTCCAACCTGTTTCTTCG TTTGATAAGGAGGCGTTACTGAGATCAGATCTTTCTCTGAAGTCAAATAAGCCACAACCTGAATTCTTCTGTAAGACGTTGACAGCAAGTGATACAAGCACTCATGGAGGTTTTTCTGTTCCTCGACGTGCCGCCGAAAAGATTTTCCCTCCTCTT GATTTCTCGATGCAAACACCTGCTCAAGAACTTGTGGCCAGGGATCTGCATGAAAATGTCTGGAAGTTCCGCCATATCTATCGTG GAAAACCAAAGCGCCACTTGCTTACAACAGGATGGAGTCTATTTGTTAGTGGAAAGAGACTTTTTGCTGGTGATTCAGTTTTATTCATTAG AGATGAAACACAGCAGCTTCTCTTGGGTATAAGGCGTGCTAACAGGCAACCTGCCAATCTATCATCATCAGTACTGTCTAGTGATAGCATGCATATTGGCATCCTCGCTTCAGCTGCTCATGCAGCAGCAAACAATAGCCCTTTTACCGTGTTTTATAACCCAAG GGCTAGCCTATCTGAATTTGTTATTCCTTTAGCCAAGTACTATAAAGCAGTGTACAACCATCAAATATCACCTGGCATGCGCTTTCGAATGATGTTTGAAACTGAAGAGTCAGGAACAAGAAG GTATATGGGTACAATTACAGGAATCAGCGATATTGACCCTGTAAGATGGAAAAACTCACAATGGCGTAATTTGCAG GTTGGCTGGGACGAGTCAACTGCTGGCGAAAGACGTAATAGAGTATCCATTTGGGAAATCGAACCAGTTACAGCTCCATTTTTCATCTGTCCATCTCCATTGTTCAGATCTAAGCGTCCTAGGCAACCTGGAATGCTGG CTGATGAATACTCTGACTTAGATAATCTATTCAAGAGGCCAATGCCTTGGCTTGGTGATGATATATGCCTGAAGGATTCCGATGCTCATCCAGGGCTTAGCTTGGTCCAGTGGATGAACATGCAGCAAAATCCTCTACTGGCAAACTCTATGCAGCCAAATTTCATGCAGTCTCTGGCTGGGTCTACTATGCAAAACTTTGACGGAGCAGATCTTTCCCACCAAATGGGCCTTTCAGCACCACAAATGCCTCAGCCCAACAACTTACAGTTCAATGCTCATAGGCTACCTCAGAAAGTGCAGCAACTTGATCAAGTTCCAAAGCTACCATCTACAATGAACTCACTGGGATCCATTATTCAGCCGCAACAGCTGAATGACATGACTCAGCAGTCAAGGCAAAATTTGGTTGCTCAGACTCTACCCTCTAGTCAAGTTTTGCAGCCTCAAGCCCTTGTCCGAAGTAACAATATCCTTCATCAGCAGCAAACATCTAATCCAACTCATCAACTCCCTCTAAGTCTTCCTCAAAAcctgcagcagcagcagcagtatCTTGTGGGCCCAAATCATCCGCAAAACCTAATGCATTCCCAGCTGCCTGATCCACTCAACCAGCATTTACAAGTGCCTGACAACCAGGTCCAGTTTCAACTGATGCAGAAACTTCAGCAGCAACAACAGTTGCTTTTGGCACAGCAATCTGCACTTCAGCAGCCTGGTCTACTTGCCCAACCCCAAGATCAACAAAGGCAGCTGTTAGATGCGTCTCAGAGCTTCTCTAGTTCTGTGACAGCTAGCCAAGTGTTAGAGATGCCTCAAAACATACCTACCTTGCTACCTCAATCTAATGTTGCCCCACAGCAGATGCCTAAAAATAACAGCCAGGCAAATGTTTGGTTCTCTCAGCCGCCTCTGCAGTCAAAAGTTCAGCAACAACAAACTGGAATGCTACCTGAAGTTCCTGGTCTTGTAGGTCCCTTCCAAACTACAGCAACAAATCAATTCTCCACAGCTGTTAGTAGTGTAATGACGTCTGCTGCTGTAGCCGCACCTTCTGTGATTACTGATGATAATCCATCATGCTCCACTTCACCATCTACAAACTGTCCAAGTGTTCTTCAACCAATGATAGACAGCAGAGTCCACAGGAGTGCTGGGTTAGGAGATGACATCAGTCAGTCTGCTGCCACAGTATTGAATCCTAATGCCTTGGAGACAATGTCAACTAAGGCTAATATGGTTAAAGAACAGCAGCAAAAGTCTGTTAAACCCTTGTTGAATATCTCCAAGAGTCAAAACCAAGGCTCTTTTGCCCCGCAAAACTGTATCAATGGTGCTACAGCACATGCAGATTGTTTGGACACATCATCTTCTACAACTTCAGTTTGCCTTTCTCAAAGTGATGCTCATTTGCACCAAAACACACTGTCTTACAACCCTCAAACAATGTTGTTGAGAGATACAAGTCAAGAGGGAGAAGTTCGGGCATATCCAAGGAATAATGTTTCATATGGCAATAATATGGATAGCCAAATTGAGATGCCCATGAATTCTGACACTTTGTCTGCGAAAGGCATGATGGGACTGGGGAAGGATTTTTCGAATCACCTCTCTTCGGGAGGGATACTCGCCAGCTATGAAAACCCTAAAGATGCTCAGCAAGAACTTTCTTCGTCAATGGTTTCCCAGCCATATAGAGTTCCAGATATGGCGTTTAACTCCATTGATCCCACTATAAACCATAGCAGCTTCATAAACCGCAATGCATGGACCCCACCATCACAATTTCAGAGATTGCGAACATATACCAAG GTTTACAAACGTGGAGCTGTTGGAAGATCAATAGATATAACTCGTTATTCAGGTTATGATGAGCTCAAACAAGATTTGGCTCGTAGGTTTGGAATTGAGGGGCAGCTGGAAGACCGTGGGAGAGTAGGCTGGAAACTAGTCTATGTGGATCACGAGAACGATGTTCTGCTAGTAGGAGATGACCCATGGGA GGAGTTTATCAACTGTGTCCGATGCATCAAAATACTCTCCCCTCAGGAAGTCCAGCAGATGAGCATGGATGGAGAGTTTGGGAACTCTGTCCTGCCTAATCAAGACTGTAGCAGCTCTGGCAATGGGAATGCATAA
- the LOC108460370 gene encoding auxin response factor 19-like isoform X4 → MKRDVDAQIPNYPNLPSKLLCLLHNVTLHADPETDEVYAQMTLQPVSSFDKEALLRSDLSLKSNKPQPEFFCKTLTASDTSTHGGFSVPRRAAEKIFPPLDFSMQTPAQELVARDLHENVWKFRHIYRGKPKRHLLTTGWSLFVSGKRLFAGDSVLFIRDETQQLLLGIRRANRQPANLSSSVLSSDSMHIGILASAAHAAANNSPFTVFYNPRASLSEFVIPLAKYYKAVYNHQISPGMRFRMMFETEESGTRRYMGTITGISDIDPVRWKNSQWRNLQVGWDESTAGERRNRVSIWEIEPVTAPFFICPSPLFRSKRPRQPGMLADEYSDLDNLFKRPMPWLGDDICLKDSDAHPGLSLVQWMNMQQNPLLANSMQPNFMQSLAGSTMQNFDGADLSHQMGLSAPQMPQPNNLQFNAHRLPQKVQQLDQVPKLPSTMNSLGSIIQPQQLNDMTQQSRQNLVAQTLPSSQVLQPQALVRSNNILHQQQTSNPTHQLPLSLPQNLQQQQQYLVGPNHPQNLMHSQLPDPLNQHLQVPDNQVQFQLMQKLQQQQQLLLAQQSALQQPGLLAQPQDQQRQLLDASQSFSSSVTASQVLEMPQNIPTLLPQSNVAPQQMPKNNSQANVWFSQPPLQSKVQQQQTGMLPEVPGLVGPFQTTATNQFSTAVSSVMTSAAVAAPSVITDDNPSCSTSPSTNCPSVLQPMIDSRVHRSAGLGDDISQSAATVLNPNALETMSTKANMVKEQQQKSVKPLLNISKSQNQGSFAPQNCINGATAHADCLDTSSSTTSVCLSQSDAHLHQNTLSYNPQTMLLRDTSQEGEVRAYPRNNVSYGNNMDSQIEMPMNSDTLSAKGMMGLGKDFSNHLSSGGILASYENPKDAQQELSSSMVSQPYRVPDMAFNSIDPTINHSSFINRNAWTPPSQFQRLRTYTKVYKRGAVGRSIDITRYSGYDELKQDLARRFGIEGQLEDRGRVGWKLVYVDHENDVLLVGDDPWEEFINCVRCIKILSPQEVQQMSMDGEFGNSVLPNQDCSSSGNGNA, encoded by the exons ATGAAGAGAGATGTGGATGCTCAAATTCCGAACTACCCAAATCTTCCTTCTAAGCTATTATGTCTCCTTCATAATGTCACCTTGCAT GCAGACCCAGAGACAGATGAAGTCTATGCTCAGATGACCCTCCAACCTGTTTCTTCG TTTGATAAGGAGGCGTTACTGAGATCAGATCTTTCTCTGAAGTCAAATAAGCCACAACCTGAATTCTTCTGTAAGACGTTGACAGCAAGTGATACAAGCACTCATGGAGGTTTTTCTGTTCCTCGACGTGCCGCCGAAAAGATTTTCCCTCCTCTT GATTTCTCGATGCAAACACCTGCTCAAGAACTTGTGGCCAGGGATCTGCATGAAAATGTCTGGAAGTTCCGCCATATCTATCGTG GAAAACCAAAGCGCCACTTGCTTACAACAGGATGGAGTCTATTTGTTAGTGGAAAGAGACTTTTTGCTGGTGATTCAGTTTTATTCATTAG AGATGAAACACAGCAGCTTCTCTTGGGTATAAGGCGTGCTAACAGGCAACCTGCCAATCTATCATCATCAGTACTGTCTAGTGATAGCATGCATATTGGCATCCTCGCTTCAGCTGCTCATGCAGCAGCAAACAATAGCCCTTTTACCGTGTTTTATAACCCAAG GGCTAGCCTATCTGAATTTGTTATTCCTTTAGCCAAGTACTATAAAGCAGTGTACAACCATCAAATATCACCTGGCATGCGCTTTCGAATGATGTTTGAAACTGAAGAGTCAGGAACAAGAAG GTATATGGGTACAATTACAGGAATCAGCGATATTGACCCTGTAAGATGGAAAAACTCACAATGGCGTAATTTGCAG GTTGGCTGGGACGAGTCAACTGCTGGCGAAAGACGTAATAGAGTATCCATTTGGGAAATCGAACCAGTTACAGCTCCATTTTTCATCTGTCCATCTCCATTGTTCAGATCTAAGCGTCCTAGGCAACCTGGAATGCTGG CTGATGAATACTCTGACTTAGATAATCTATTCAAGAGGCCAATGCCTTGGCTTGGTGATGATATATGCCTGAAGGATTCCGATGCTCATCCAGGGCTTAGCTTGGTCCAGTGGATGAACATGCAGCAAAATCCTCTACTGGCAAACTCTATGCAGCCAAATTTCATGCAGTCTCTGGCTGGGTCTACTATGCAAAACTTTGACGGAGCAGATCTTTCCCACCAAATGGGCCTTTCAGCACCACAAATGCCTCAGCCCAACAACTTACAGTTCAATGCTCATAGGCTACCTCAGAAAGTGCAGCAACTTGATCAAGTTCCAAAGCTACCATCTACAATGAACTCACTGGGATCCATTATTCAGCCGCAACAGCTGAATGACATGACTCAGCAGTCAAGGCAAAATTTGGTTGCTCAGACTCTACCCTCTAGTCAAGTTTTGCAGCCTCAAGCCCTTGTCCGAAGTAACAATATCCTTCATCAGCAGCAAACATCTAATCCAACTCATCAACTCCCTCTAAGTCTTCCTCAAAAcctgcagcagcagcagcagtatCTTGTGGGCCCAAATCATCCGCAAAACCTAATGCATTCCCAGCTGCCTGATCCACTCAACCAGCATTTACAAGTGCCTGACAACCAGGTCCAGTTTCAACTGATGCAGAAACTTCAGCAGCAACAACAGTTGCTTTTGGCACAGCAATCTGCACTTCAGCAGCCTGGTCTACTTGCCCAACCCCAAGATCAACAAAGGCAGCTGTTAGATGCGTCTCAGAGCTTCTCTAGTTCTGTGACAGCTAGCCAAGTGTTAGAGATGCCTCAAAACATACCTACCTTGCTACCTCAATCTAATGTTGCCCCACAGCAGATGCCTAAAAATAACAGCCAGGCAAATGTTTGGTTCTCTCAGCCGCCTCTGCAGTCAAAAGTTCAGCAACAACAAACTGGAATGCTACCTGAAGTTCCTGGTCTTGTAGGTCCCTTCCAAACTACAGCAACAAATCAATTCTCCACAGCTGTTAGTAGTGTAATGACGTCTGCTGCTGTAGCCGCACCTTCTGTGATTACTGATGATAATCCATCATGCTCCACTTCACCATCTACAAACTGTCCAAGTGTTCTTCAACCAATGATAGACAGCAGAGTCCACAGGAGTGCTGGGTTAGGAGATGACATCAGTCAGTCTGCTGCCACAGTATTGAATCCTAATGCCTTGGAGACAATGTCAACTAAGGCTAATATGGTTAAAGAACAGCAGCAAAAGTCTGTTAAACCCTTGTTGAATATCTCCAAGAGTCAAAACCAAGGCTCTTTTGCCCCGCAAAACTGTATCAATGGTGCTACAGCACATGCAGATTGTTTGGACACATCATCTTCTACAACTTCAGTTTGCCTTTCTCAAAGTGATGCTCATTTGCACCAAAACACACTGTCTTACAACCCTCAAACAATGTTGTTGAGAGATACAAGTCAAGAGGGAGAAGTTCGGGCATATCCAAGGAATAATGTTTCATATGGCAATAATATGGATAGCCAAATTGAGATGCCCATGAATTCTGACACTTTGTCTGCGAAAGGCATGATGGGACTGGGGAAGGATTTTTCGAATCACCTCTCTTCGGGAGGGATACTCGCCAGCTATGAAAACCCTAAAGATGCTCAGCAAGAACTTTCTTCGTCAATGGTTTCCCAGCCATATAGAGTTCCAGATATGGCGTTTAACTCCATTGATCCCACTATAAACCATAGCAGCTTCATAAACCGCAATGCATGGACCCCACCATCACAATTTCAGAGATTGCGAACATATACCAAG GTTTACAAACGTGGAGCTGTTGGAAGATCAATAGATATAACTCGTTATTCAGGTTATGATGAGCTCAAACAAGATTTGGCTCGTAGGTTTGGAATTGAGGGGCAGCTGGAAGACCGTGGGAGAGTAGGCTGGAAACTAGTCTATGTGGATCACGAGAACGATGTTCTGCTAGTAGGAGATGACCCATGGGA GGAGTTTATCAACTGTGTCCGATGCATCAAAATACTCTCCCCTCAGGAAGTCCAGCAGATGAGCATGGATGGAGAGTTTGGGAACTCTGTCCTGCCTAATCAAGACTGTAGCAGCTCTGGCAATGGGAATGCATAA